From one Nonomuraea polychroma genomic stretch:
- a CDS encoding DUF6529 family protein: MTAIHQRPSRSLTPLLVPLLIGGLVALALGVYGRVHTPTGFAVGVAGFSAALPMKVWLTTGAFVLAIVQVVSALSMWGKLGITIPPAVHRWSGRLAFVLTIPVAFHCLYALGLQYDVPRVLAHSLLGCFFYGVFTAKMLALPKRDAPGWTLPVLGGLAFTALVGLWLTSSFWFFTAIGFKV, encoded by the coding sequence ATGACCGCCATTCACCAGCGCCCCTCGCGCAGCCTGACCCCGTTGCTGGTACCGCTGCTGATCGGCGGCCTCGTGGCGCTCGCGCTCGGCGTCTACGGCCGGGTGCACACGCCCACCGGCTTCGCGGTCGGCGTGGCCGGCTTCTCCGCCGCGCTGCCCATGAAGGTGTGGCTGACGACGGGCGCGTTCGTGCTGGCGATCGTGCAGGTCGTCTCGGCCCTGTCGATGTGGGGCAAGCTCGGGATCACCATCCCGCCCGCCGTGCACCGCTGGTCGGGACGGCTGGCGTTCGTGCTGACGATCCCGGTCGCCTTCCACTGCCTCTACGCCCTCGGCCTGCAGTACGACGTGCCGCGCGTGCTGGCGCACTCGCTCCTCGGCTGCTTCTTTTACGGGGTGTTCACCGCGAAGATGCTGGCCCTGCCCAAGCGGGACGCGCCCGGCTGGACGCTGCCGGTGCTCGGCGGGCTGGCGTTCACCGCGCTGGTGGGGCTCTGGCTCACGTCGTCGTTCTGGTTCTTCACCGCGATCGGCTTCAAGGTTTGA
- a CDS encoding CPBP family intramembrane glutamic endopeptidase, which yields MHQNPGPPHLPYGTPYTAPPRSWYLPTPQGARYDHLARNGVARPWRGIVGTIAIAALFIVVTAVVLSAGAVVATLLGISISLDPEGGLFGDPMFELTVTLLGLALVLPFVFGAAALLQRRRPGTLSSVAGRLRWTWLMSCVGLAVLALVLGQVVTVIALVVTGEQQGDMFGWVGWERFLPALIVIVLLVPFQSAAEEYVFRGWFLQAVGAHVRNPVWGILIGAALFASVHGYSWAGLADVFAFGAVVGWLAVRTGGLEAGIALHVMNNMVAFGMSAAAGSLEDALIQSKVVVPWQAIVGVVVQLGAYAFGVVYLAKKRSISTVSG from the coding sequence ATGCACCAGAACCCTGGGCCGCCGCATCTTCCCTACGGCACGCCGTACACCGCTCCGCCGCGGTCCTGGTATCTGCCGACGCCCCAGGGGGCGCGTTACGACCACCTCGCCAGGAACGGGGTCGCCAGGCCGTGGCGGGGGATCGTCGGCACGATCGCGATCGCCGCCCTGTTCATTGTCGTCACGGCGGTGGTGTTGTCCGCCGGCGCCGTGGTGGCGACGTTGCTCGGCATCTCGATCTCGCTCGACCCCGAAGGGGGCTTGTTCGGCGATCCTATGTTCGAGCTGACCGTGACGTTGCTGGGGCTCGCCCTCGTGCTTCCCTTCGTGTTCGGCGCGGCGGCGCTCCTGCAGCGGCGCCGGCCGGGGACGCTCTCGTCGGTGGCCGGGCGGCTGCGCTGGACATGGCTGATGAGCTGCGTCGGGCTGGCCGTCCTTGCGCTCGTGCTCGGGCAGGTCGTGACGGTCATCGCGCTCGTGGTGACCGGCGAGCAGCAAGGCGACATGTTCGGGTGGGTCGGGTGGGAACGTTTCCTGCCCGCGCTCATCGTGATCGTGCTGCTGGTGCCGTTCCAGTCGGCCGCCGAGGAGTACGTCTTCCGCGGCTGGTTCCTGCAGGCCGTCGGGGCGCACGTGCGCAATCCGGTCTGGGGCATCCTGATCGGCGCCGCGTTGTTCGCGTCGGTGCACGGGTACTCGTGGGCGGGGCTGGCCGATGTGTTCGCCTTCGGCGCCGTCGTGGGGTGGCTGGCGGTGCGGACCGGAGGGCTGGAGGCCGGGATCGCGCTGCACGTCATGAACAACATGGTGGCGTTCGGGATGAGCGCGGCCGCGGGGAGCCTCGAAGACGCCTTGATCCAGAGCAAGGTCGTGGTGCCGTGGCAGGCGATCGTGGGCGTGGTGGTGCAGTTGGGCGCCTACGCCTTCGGGGTCGTGTATCTAGCCAAGAAGCGGTCAATAAGCACTGTTTCTGGATAA
- a CDS encoding HpcH/HpaI aldolase/citrate lyase family protein — MRSRRSVLAVPGSNPRFLEKAQTLPVDEVFLDLEDSVAPAAKDEARRNVVAALREGDWTGKTRVVRVNDLATQWTYRDVIETVEGAGEFLDCVMLPKVQDPTEVIWLDTLLTQIEKAMGYEVGRIGIEAQIENARGLVNADAIAGSSPRLETLVFGPADFMASINMRTLVVGEQPPGYDEGDAYHYILMRLLMAARTHDLQVIDGPYLQIKDVDGFRRVARRSAALGYDGKWVLHPSQVDAANEVFSPAQEDYDHAELILEAYEYYTTVEKRGAVMLGDEMIDEASRKMALVVAAKGRAAGLVRTKSFTESLRRSPGFQPGK, encoded by the coding sequence ATGCGTTCACGTCGTTCGGTGCTCGCGGTGCCCGGCAGCAACCCGCGTTTCCTGGAGAAGGCCCAGACCCTGCCCGTCGACGAGGTCTTCCTCGACCTGGAGGACTCCGTCGCGCCGGCGGCCAAGGACGAGGCGCGGCGGAACGTCGTGGCGGCGCTGCGCGAGGGGGACTGGACCGGCAAGACGCGGGTGGTCAGGGTCAACGATCTCGCGACGCAGTGGACGTACCGGGACGTGATCGAGACCGTCGAGGGCGCCGGCGAGTTCCTCGACTGCGTCATGTTGCCCAAGGTCCAGGACCCCACGGAGGTCATCTGGCTCGACACGCTGCTCACGCAGATCGAGAAGGCCATGGGCTACGAGGTCGGCCGCATCGGCATCGAGGCGCAGATCGAGAACGCCCGCGGCCTGGTGAACGCCGACGCCATCGCCGGGTCGTCCCCACGTCTGGAGACGCTGGTGTTCGGCCCCGCGGACTTCATGGCCTCGATCAACATGCGCACGCTCGTCGTCGGCGAGCAGCCACCCGGCTATGACGAGGGCGACGCGTACCACTACATCCTCATGCGGCTGCTCATGGCGGCCAGGACGCACGACCTACAGGTGATCGACGGGCCCTACCTGCAGATCAAGGATGTCGACGGCTTCAGGCGGGTGGCCAGGAGGTCGGCGGCGCTCGGCTACGACGGCAAGTGGGTGCTGCATCCCTCCCAGGTGGACGCGGCCAACGAGGTGTTCTCGCCGGCGCAGGAGGACTATGACCACGCCGAGCTCATCCTGGAGGCGTACGAGTACTACACCACCGTGGAGAAGCGCGGCGCGGTCATGCTGGGTGACGAGATGATCGACGAGGCCTCGCGCAAGATGGCGCTCGTCGTGGCCGCCAAGGGACGGGCGGCCGGGCTGGTACGTACGAAGAGCTTCACAGAATCTCTCCGAAGAAGTCCCGGCTTTCAACCCGGGAAGTAA
- a CDS encoding MBL fold metallo-hydrolase translates to MTARIERVVTEGVVDIDGTEHKVENNTWIVGDDDEVIVIDPARDSEKIMEQVGEREVLAVICTAGLPDHVGAAIEVASRDEAVVALHPKDKPLWRETWSETWPDIDMEDDGIFEVAEVQLDVMETPGVTPGGVSLYCEGLGAVFTGKALQADGPGKLGGEYPALADQLTSIGGRLFTLPHETRVLAVHGDEVTIGDLEPHFDDWVSGSLTRVDAGAEDEGPLPNATKTSGIKLNPDED, encoded by the coding sequence GTGACAGCGCGTATCGAGCGAGTGGTGACCGAGGGCGTCGTCGACATCGACGGCACCGAGCACAAGGTCGAGAACAACACCTGGATCGTGGGCGACGACGACGAAGTGATCGTCATCGACCCGGCCCGCGACTCCGAGAAGATCATGGAGCAGGTGGGCGAGCGTGAAGTGCTGGCCGTCATCTGCACGGCGGGCCTGCCCGACCACGTCGGGGCCGCCATCGAGGTGGCCAGCAGGGACGAGGCCGTGGTGGCCCTGCACCCCAAGGACAAGCCCCTGTGGCGGGAAACCTGGTCGGAGACCTGGCCCGACATCGACATGGAGGACGACGGCATCTTCGAGGTGGCCGAAGTCCAGCTCGACGTCATGGAGACGCCGGGCGTGACCCCTGGGGGCGTGTCGCTCTACTGCGAGGGGCTCGGGGCCGTGTTCACGGGCAAGGCCCTGCAGGCCGACGGCCCCGGCAAGCTGGGCGGCGAATACCCGGCGCTGGCGGACCAGCTGACCTCGATCGGCGGGCGGCTGTTCACGCTGCCCCACGAGACGCGGGTGCTGGCCGTCCACGGCGACGAGGTCACCATCGGCGACCTCGAGCCGCACTTCGACGACTGGGTCTCGGGTTCGCTGACCCGCGTCGACGCCGGCGCCGAGGACGAGGGCCCGCTCCCCAACGCCACCAAGACCTCCGGCATCAAGCTCAACCCGGACGAGGATTAG
- a CDS encoding DUF6758 family protein, whose protein sequence is MRAAPTCPRCFGPLHGPSAWSSAYRCDTHGDVLPYQPPWPPTSTALEAMRKNSVVPVWLPWPLPAGWLVTGFAEVGDQRTGARASVVALTGPSLMEGPADMLVVAEEPGIGLGAAFAGLGGPDPGEGFDAGPPNAKIEVLGHPTPLWVVDGQSDRAVYAGEALGNWLWTICWPADAGCMIALAELSLIDARDHELDVPFGAFSPRLED, encoded by the coding sequence GTGAGAGCGGCTCCAACCTGCCCACGGTGTTTTGGCCCGCTTCACGGGCCGAGCGCCTGGTCGAGTGCGTATCGATGCGACACGCACGGTGATGTCCTGCCCTATCAGCCCCCGTGGCCGCCGACCAGCACGGCGCTCGAGGCGATGCGGAAGAATTCCGTGGTGCCTGTGTGGCTGCCGTGGCCGTTGCCGGCAGGCTGGCTGGTGACCGGCTTCGCGGAGGTGGGTGACCAGCGCACCGGCGCGCGCGCCAGCGTGGTCGCGCTGACCGGGCCGTCGCTGATGGAGGGGCCGGCCGACATGCTCGTGGTCGCCGAAGAACCGGGAATCGGGCTGGGCGCGGCCTTCGCAGGGCTGGGCGGTCCCGATCCCGGCGAGGGGTTCGACGCCGGCCCGCCGAACGCCAAGATCGAGGTGCTCGGGCACCCCACCCCGCTGTGGGTGGTGGACGGGCAGAGCGACCGTGCCGTCTATGCGGGGGAGGCGCTGGGCAATTGGCTGTGGACGATTTGCTGGCCGGCCGATGCCGGTTGCATGATCGCCCTTGCCGAGCTCTCACTGATTGACGCCCGGGATCACGAGCTTGACGTACCCTTTGGCGCGTTCTCCCCCAGACTGGAGGATTAG
- a CDS encoding Mrp/NBP35 family ATP-binding protein, whose product MAPTQELVTAALATVIDPEIRRPITDLDMVKSIDIAPDGAVRVGVYLTVSGCPLKDTIRRDVTNAVSKVEGVTGVQIELDVMSTEQRKKLQTKLRGDRGPEKEIPFNQPGSLTRVFAVASGKGGVGKSSVTVNLAAAMAASGLKVGIVDADIYGHSVPRMLGAAERPTKVEDMIMPPVAHDIKVISVGMFKPEGNTPVVWRGPMLDRALHQFLADVYWGDLDILLLDLPPGTGDIAISVAQRLPGAEILVVTTPQMAAAEVAERAGSIAAQTHQQIAGVIENMAWLPCPHCDERIPVFGEGGGQIVADALTRTLGARVPLLGQVPIDLRLREGGDEGKPLVLTDPDSPAAAELLKIASGLSKRSSSLKGLQLGLAPRR is encoded by the coding sequence ATGGCACCAACCCAGGAACTGGTGACGGCGGCACTCGCCACCGTCATCGACCCCGAGATCCGTCGCCCGATCACGGATCTCGACATGGTCAAGAGCATCGATATCGCTCCCGACGGGGCGGTGCGCGTGGGGGTCTACCTCACCGTGTCCGGGTGCCCGCTGAAGGACACCATCCGGCGCGACGTGACGAACGCCGTCTCCAAGGTCGAAGGCGTGACCGGCGTCCAGATCGAACTGGACGTCATGAGCACCGAGCAGCGCAAGAAGCTGCAGACCAAGCTGCGCGGTGACCGTGGTCCCGAGAAGGAGATCCCGTTCAACCAGCCGGGCTCGCTGACCCGCGTGTTCGCGGTGGCCAGCGGCAAGGGCGGGGTCGGCAAGTCGTCGGTGACGGTCAACCTGGCCGCCGCCATGGCCGCGAGCGGCCTCAAGGTCGGCATCGTGGACGCCGACATCTACGGCCACAGCGTTCCTCGCATGCTGGGCGCGGCCGAGCGGCCCACCAAGGTCGAGGACATGATCATGCCGCCGGTGGCGCATGACATCAAGGTCATCTCGGTCGGCATGTTCAAGCCCGAGGGCAACACGCCGGTGGTCTGGCGCGGGCCGATGCTGGACCGGGCGCTCCACCAGTTCCTCGCCGACGTCTACTGGGGCGACCTGGACATTCTGCTGCTCGACCTGCCCCCGGGCACCGGCGACATCGCCATCTCCGTGGCGCAGCGGCTGCCGGGGGCGGAGATCCTGGTCGTGACGACGCCGCAGATGGCCGCCGCCGAGGTGGCCGAGCGGGCCGGGTCCATCGCGGCCCAGACCCACCAGCAGATCGCCGGCGTCATCGAGAACATGGCGTGGCTGCCCTGCCCCCACTGCGACGAGCGCATCCCGGTGTTCGGCGAGGGCGGCGGCCAGATCGTGGCCGACGCGCTGACCCGCACGCTGGGCGCCCGGGTGCCGCTGCTCGGCCAGGTGCCGATCGACCTGCGGCTGCGCGAGGGCGGCGACGAGGGCAAGCCGTTGGTCCTGACGGACCCCGACTCGCCGGCGGCGGCCGAGCTCCTCAAGATCGCCTCCGGGCTGAGCAAGCGTTCTTCCAGCCTGAAGGGACTCCAGCTGGGCCTGGCACCCCGCCGCTGA
- a CDS encoding RNA-guided endonuclease InsQ/TnpB family protein, producing MSAAANPGEGAGHTRYTYRLRVSRTASRALLGEWDRCRWVWNQCVATSKTVYLHNKTHPDDKQTCGPAQLDKMLTGWRAEYEWLAAGASVPQQQIIRDFARSRAKAVKDITGRLPVRQRAGMPRFKKKDLADPSLNYTRRGFRLKDRRLHLAGNIILTVVWSRDLPADPSSVRVYRDSLGHWYCSFVVPAQAEPLPATGQAIGIDWGVTEVATTTSDDHDLPHAEYGKQAAKKLARYDRMMARRKPAPGQPGSKGYRTAKKLRAKQYKKIARQRQDSGRKWAKKVVRDHDVIAAEDFRPKFLAKSSMARKAADAAIGATKRALVEMARKHRRDLRLVSPAHTTMDCAQCGARTKHALPLSERTYTCAACGAVSPRDKNSARVMLVRAGLNPAGADRIRPDCPLDRQAA from the coding sequence ATGAGTGCGGCAGCGAATCCGGGCGAGGGCGCCGGGCACACCCGCTACACCTACCGGCTTCGCGTGTCGCGCACGGCAAGCCGCGCCTTGCTGGGTGAGTGGGATCGCTGCCGTTGGGTGTGGAACCAGTGCGTGGCAACGTCCAAGACGGTGTACCTGCACAACAAGACCCACCCAGACGACAAGCAGACCTGTGGCCCGGCCCAGCTCGACAAGATGCTGACCGGCTGGCGGGCTGAGTACGAATGGCTTGCGGCGGGGGCGTCGGTGCCGCAGCAGCAGATCATCCGCGACTTCGCCAGGTCCCGCGCCAAGGCAGTCAAGGACATCACCGGCCGGCTGCCCGTCCGGCAGCGGGCCGGGATGCCCCGCTTCAAGAAGAAGGACCTGGCCGACCCGAGCCTGAACTACACGCGGCGCGGCTTCCGCCTCAAGGACAGACGCCTGCACCTGGCCGGGAACATCATCCTGACCGTGGTGTGGTCCCGCGACCTGCCCGCCGACCCGTCCAGCGTGCGTGTTTACCGGGACAGCCTCGGCCACTGGTATTGCTCGTTCGTCGTCCCCGCCCAGGCCGAGCCGCTGCCCGCCACCGGGCAGGCGATAGGCATCGACTGGGGCGTGACAGAGGTCGCCACCACCACCAGCGACGACCATGACCTGCCGCACGCCGAGTACGGCAAGCAGGCCGCGAAGAAGCTGGCCCGCTACGACCGGATGATGGCCCGCCGAAAACCCGCCCCGGGACAGCCGGGCTCGAAGGGCTACCGCACGGCGAAGAAGCTGCGCGCCAAGCAGTACAAGAAGATCGCCCGCCAGCGCCAGGACAGCGGCCGCAAGTGGGCCAAGAAGGTCGTCCGCGACCATGACGTGATCGCGGCAGAGGACTTCCGCCCGAAGTTCCTGGCCAAGTCCAGCATGGCGCGTAAGGCCGCCGACGCGGCCATCGGTGCGACCAAGCGCGCCCTGGTCGAGATGGCCCGCAAGCACCGCCGTGACCTGCGGCTCGTCAGCCCCGCTCATACCACCATGGACTGCGCACAGTGCGGAGCGAGAACCAAGCACGCACTACCTCTTTCCGAACGTACCTACACCTGCGCCGCGTGCGGAGCCGTCTCCCCGAGAGACAAGAACTCCGCACGCGTGATGCTGGTCCGGGCTGGTCTGAACCCGGCTGGTGCTGATCGCATAAGACCCGACTGTCCGCTGGACCGTCAGGCAGCGTGA
- a CDS encoding sialidase family protein: MPYSSPTAEPEAEPRRRPRRIVNRPDKLVAGGPPGPPAEAGPPPAPEPAAHEPGRDKSVAHERATHEPAAREAAAPEPAARELAAHDSGPPETAGRDAAAQPPAGRESAEREGAERERAPEEPEAAPRRDPRTIPYRLVVPAKEPGGQPAAAEEPAWAEERPERRADAEQHAGAEEAATAGERGTGHEDEDEVRRVGRPPAGRPTRPDLLVATGPPRPQGASGRHHRGPAPAAVRRSSPVRRGNRAAPIVLALAAVVLVATGVLVWQWTGEEAPGLRLAAGTGRSGDELFTVPASGDGTNQKLNDMTSVGRAVVAVGSDTTGPTPRPLFLFSPDGGKNWQLGQVSGASTPTVQRVVGGNGRWLASGGDGQSGERGLWTSTDGYSWQAVEAQGTAAFRPGDQIHDIVRTASGFVAVGRTTGDDGATGPAVWRSDDGRTWERADSTGLEVREFKAVVARGDTVVAIGLPAEGEGSRVVRSADGGRTWQATGFQLPEAVPRTGTLAVLPKRFVLVPTRQRTVTGDVRVYCSPNGAEWSQCGAIGDLSGESVGVESLISYPGGVAAITQAGLSRYSVLTTTDGRAWAKRTDLGNLPGATLRGFTISDRGTLFAGGDQAVTDVDNQLVLMSAPPRGQASRVPLGEVEGLTRIARETTGITSYAGRYVAVGSASGDAGLWTIKNWQSWKSMSLGGPGRQRLEDVAHGARGWLAVGGTETNVSITDPLLVTSTDGESWKKVAVSGDLTRRPDHPYLGTHVVAAGEKGYVLAGEDRDQAGAVNAAMWFTSDLRKYTRSKKLPQGGSGVRIHDVVATADGFVAVGGSGTAAEESSVVWHSEDGVNWSARPRVAPPDATSAGLRQIATYQDKLVAIGTAMTAGSRRAFAAVSDDDGSTWQTAWLPADQAAAVHDLAAAKEGLVAVGWHGVAGEGDSAAWTSQDGLSWNRMALTKDRLAGQGMQWLTAVAVSGTEVVALGRSTTYNADHLILWSSSLTSSR, translated from the coding sequence ATGCCGTACAGCTCACCGACGGCGGAGCCCGAGGCCGAGCCGCGCCGCCGCCCGCGTCGCATCGTCAACCGCCCGGACAAGCTCGTGGCCGGCGGCCCGCCGGGACCGCCCGCCGAAGCGGGACCGCCCCCGGCGCCCGAGCCTGCGGCGCACGAGCCCGGCCGCGACAAGTCTGTGGCGCACGAGCGCGCCACCCACGAGCCCGCGGCCCGTGAGGCTGCCGCGCCTGAGCCTGCCGCGCGTGAGCTCGCGGCACACGACTCCGGGCCGCCCGAGACCGCTGGGCGGGACGCCGCCGCGCAGCCGCCTGCCGGGCGGGAGTCCGCGGAGCGGGAGGGCGCGGAACGGGAGCGCGCCCCGGAGGAGCCGGAGGCGGCGCCGCGGCGGGACCCGCGCACGATCCCGTACCGGCTGGTGGTCCCCGCCAAAGAGCCCGGCGGGCAGCCTGCGGCGGCCGAGGAGCCCGCCTGGGCCGAGGAGCGCCCCGAGCGGCGTGCCGATGCCGAACAGCATGCCGGCGCCGAAGAAGCCGCCACGGCGGGGGAGCGCGGGACGGGGCACGAGGACGAGGACGAGGTGCGGCGGGTCGGTCGGCCGCCGGCCGGGCGGCCGACGCGGCCCGACCTCCTGGTCGCCACCGGACCGCCGCGCCCCCAGGGGGCGAGCGGCCGCCACCACCGAGGCCCGGCCCCCGCCGCCGTACGCAGGTCCAGCCCGGTACGCCGGGGCAACCGCGCCGCCCCGATCGTCCTGGCCCTGGCCGCCGTCGTCCTCGTGGCCACCGGTGTGCTCGTGTGGCAGTGGACCGGCGAGGAGGCCCCCGGCCTGCGCCTGGCGGCGGGCACCGGCCGCTCGGGAGACGAGCTGTTCACCGTCCCCGCCTCGGGCGACGGCACCAACCAGAAGCTCAACGACATGACGTCCGTCGGCCGCGCCGTGGTGGCGGTCGGCAGCGACACGACCGGCCCGACGCCGCGCCCGCTGTTCCTGTTCTCCCCGGACGGCGGCAAGAACTGGCAACTGGGTCAGGTGAGCGGCGCCTCCACCCCCACCGTCCAGCGGGTGGTCGGCGGCAACGGACGCTGGCTGGCCAGCGGCGGCGACGGCCAGTCGGGTGAGCGCGGCCTGTGGACCAGCACCGACGGCTACAGCTGGCAGGCCGTGGAGGCGCAGGGGACGGCCGCCTTCCGGCCCGGCGACCAGATCCACGACATCGTCAGGACGGCGTCTGGGTTCGTCGCGGTCGGGCGCACGACCGGGGACGACGGCGCGACCGGGCCGGCGGTCTGGCGTTCCGATGACGGCCGCACGTGGGAGCGGGCCGACAGCACAGGGCTGGAGGTACGGGAGTTCAAGGCCGTGGTCGCCAGGGGCGACACCGTCGTGGCTATCGGGCTCCCCGCGGAGGGCGAGGGTTCGCGGGTGGTCCGGTCGGCCGACGGCGGGCGCACCTGGCAGGCCACCGGTTTCCAGTTGCCCGAGGCCGTGCCGCGTACCGGCACGCTTGCGGTGCTGCCCAAGCGGTTCGTCCTGGTGCCGACGCGGCAGCGCACGGTCACGGGGGACGTACGCGTCTACTGCTCTCCGAACGGGGCGGAGTGGTCGCAGTGCGGCGCCATCGGTGACCTGAGCGGCGAGAGCGTCGGCGTGGAGTCGCTGATCTCCTACCCGGGAGGCGTCGCGGCGATCACGCAGGCCGGCCTCAGCCGGTACTCGGTGCTGACCACCACGGACGGGCGTGCCTGGGCCAAGCGGACCGACCTCGGCAACCTGCCGGGCGCGACGTTGCGCGGGTTCACGATCTCCGACCGCGGCACCCTGTTCGCCGGCGGCGACCAGGCGGTCACCGACGTCGACAACCAACTGGTGCTCATGTCCGCGCCGCCGCGCGGTCAGGCCTCGCGCGTGCCCCTGGGCGAGGTGGAGGGCCTGACCCGCATCGCCCGCGAGACCACCGGCATCACCAGCTACGCCGGCCGGTACGTGGCCGTCGGCTCGGCCTCGGGCGACGCCGGCCTGTGGACGATCAAGAACTGGCAGAGCTGGAAGTCCATGAGCCTCGGAGGTCCAGGACGGCAGCGGCTGGAGGACGTGGCGCACGGCGCCCGCGGCTGGCTGGCCGTCGGCGGCACCGAGACCAACGTGTCCATCACCGACCCCCTGCTCGTCACCTCCACCGACGGTGAAAGCTGGAAGAAGGTGGCCGTCTCGGGCGATCTGACCCGCCGGCCCGACCACCCGTACCTGGGGACCCATGTGGTGGCCGCGGGGGAGAAGGGCTACGTGCTGGCCGGCGAGGACCGCGACCAGGCCGGCGCGGTGAACGCGGCCATGTGGTTCACCTCCGACCTGCGCAAGTACACCCGATCGAAGAAGCTGCCGCAGGGCGGCTCGGGCGTGCGCATCCACGACGTGGTCGCCACCGCGGACGGGTTCGTGGCGGTGGGCGGCTCGGGAACGGCCGCCGAGGAGAGCAGCGTGGTGTGGCACTCCGAGGACGGTGTCAACTGGAGCGCGCGCCCCCGCGTCGCCCCGCCGGACGCCACGTCGGCCGGGCTCCGCCAGATCGCCACCTATCAGGACAAGCTGGTGGCCATCGGCACCGCTATGACGGCCGGATCGCGGCGGGCTTTCGCCGCCGTCTCCGACGACGACGGCTCGACGTGGCAGACGGCCTGGCTGCCCGCGGACCAGGCGGCCGCCGTGCACGACCTGGCCGCGGCGAAGGAGGGCCTGGTGGCGGTCGGCTGGCACGGCGTCGCGGGCGAGGGCGACAGCGCGGCTTGGACGTCCCAGGACGGGTTGTCGTGGAACCGCATGGCGCTCACCAAGGACAGGCTGGCGGGACAGGGCATGCAGTGGCTGACGGCGGTGGCCGTGTCGGGGACGGAGGTCGTGGCGCTCGGGCGGTCCACGACCTACAACGCCGACCACCTCATCCTGTGGAGTTCGAGTCTCACGTCAAGCAGGTAG
- a CDS encoding NUDIX hydrolase produces MRVNCVGAIIVDDAGRILLIKRGHPPGMGLWSIPGGRLEPGESDADGVRREVLEETGLWVEVGRLAGTVERPGPGRVTYVIRDYLATVADGVPTAGDDAAEVRWCTADELARLPLSAGLLDALTGWGVLPA; encoded by the coding sequence GTGCGCGTAAATTGTGTTGGCGCGATCATCGTCGACGACGCCGGCCGGATTCTCCTGATCAAGCGGGGACACCCGCCCGGCATGGGCCTGTGGTCGATCCCCGGCGGCCGCCTGGAACCCGGCGAGAGCGACGCCGACGGCGTGCGGCGCGAGGTCCTGGAGGAGACGGGACTGTGGGTGGAGGTGGGCCGCCTGGCCGGCACGGTCGAGCGCCCCGGCCCCGGCCGCGTCACGTACGTGATCCGCGACTACCTGGCCACCGTGGCCGACGGCGTGCCGACGGCCGGGGACGACGCCGCCGAGGTGCGCTGGTGCACGGCGGACGAGCTGGCCCGCCTGCCGCTCTCCGCGGGCCTGCTCGATGCCTTGACCGGCTGGGGCGTGCTGCCGGCTTGA
- a CDS encoding RecB family exonuclease, which translates to MSSAVQGQLPLEGMPRRLYSCTPSRLNTWLDCRRRYRFTYLDRPAPSKGPAWAHNSVGASVHNALAGWWREPYERRTPLTAAILLTNGWITEGFRDAEQSGRWLARARDLVSGYVATLDPSDDPVGVERTVATRTKVIAVSGRIDRLDRRGDELVVVDYKTGRRPLTQDDARSSLALAVYAVAASTMMRTPCRTVELHHLPTGEIVEWRHTDESLVRHLRRAEDLATEAAAADERYREVVAAPPPRGAAREGGGPATVPAEIDELFAPNPGPICSWCDFRRHCPEGRAAGPERRPWDGLAE; encoded by the coding sequence ATGAGCAGCGCAGTGCAGGGGCAGCTTCCGCTGGAGGGCATGCCGCGGCGGCTCTACTCGTGCACGCCGTCGCGGCTGAACACCTGGCTGGACTGCCGCCGCCGCTACCGGTTCACCTACCTCGACCGGCCGGCGCCGTCCAAAGGACCTGCCTGGGCGCACAACAGCGTCGGGGCGAGCGTGCACAACGCGCTGGCGGGCTGGTGGCGGGAGCCGTACGAGCGTAGGACGCCGCTGACGGCGGCCATCCTGCTCACGAACGGGTGGATCACCGAGGGTTTCCGGGACGCCGAGCAGTCCGGGCGGTGGCTGGCGCGCGCCCGCGACCTCGTGTCTGGATATGTCGCGACCTTGGATCCGTCCGATGATCCGGTCGGCGTCGAGCGCACGGTCGCCACCCGCACCAAGGTCATCGCCGTGTCCGGCCGCATCGACCGGCTTGACCGGCGCGGAGATGAGCTCGTCGTGGTCGACTACAAGACCGGGCGCCGGCCGCTCACCCAGGACGACGCCCGCTCGTCGCTCGCACTGGCCGTGTACGCCGTCGCGGCGTCCACAATGATGCGCACCCCTTGCCGGACCGTCGAGCTGCACCACCTGCCGACCGGTGAGATCGTGGAGTGGCGGCACACCGACGAGTCCCTTGTCCGGCACCTGCGACGCGCGGAGGATCTCGCGACGGAGGCGGCCGCGGCTGACGAACGCTACCGGGAGGTCGTTGCCGCGCCACCGCCCCGCGGCGCTGCCCGGGAGGGTGGCGGGCCCGCGACGGTGCCTGCCGAGATCGATGAGCTGTTCGCGCCCAACCCCGGCCCGATCTGCTCCTGGTGCGACTTCCGCCGCCACTGCCCGGAAGGCCGGGCGGCCGGGCCCGAGCGCCGCCCCTGGGACGGACTCGCGGAGTAG